The Vibrio pomeroyi genome window below encodes:
- the dnaA gene encoding chromosomal replication initiator protein DnaA: MSSSLWLQCLQQLQEELPATEFSMWVRPLQAELNDNTLTLFAPNRFVLDWVRDKYLNSINRLLQEYCGNDIPHLHFEVGSKRVVAPKPATPAPIRTRTAADVAAESSAPAQLQARKPVHNTWRDEEPVAVDINHRSNVNPKHKFNNFVEGKSNQLGLAAARQVADNPGAAYNPLFLYGGTGLGKTHLLHAVGNAIVDGKPNAKVVYMHSERFVQDMVKALQNNAIEEFKRYYRSVDALLIDDIQFFANKERSQEEFFHTFNALLEGNQQIILTSDRYPKEINGVEDRLKSRFGWGLTVAIEPPELETRVAILMKKAEDHQIHLADEVAFFIAKRLRSNVRELEGALNRVIANANFTGRPITIDFVREALRDLLALQEKLVTIDNIQKTVAEYYKIKVADLLSKRRSRSVARPRQLAMALAKELTNHSLPEIGDAFGGRDHTTVLHACRKIAQLREESHDIKEDYSNLIRTLSS, from the coding sequence GTGTCATCTTCGCTTTGGTTGCAGTGTTTGCAACAGCTTCAAGAAGAGTTACCAGCTACAGAATTCAGTATGTGGGTTCGTCCGTTACAAGCGGAGCTCAATGACAATACTCTAACTCTATTTGCTCCGAACCGATTCGTACTCGATTGGGTTCGTGATAAGTACTTAAATAGCATCAACCGCTTGCTGCAAGAATATTGCGGTAACGATATCCCACATCTGCATTTTGAAGTGGGAAGCAAGCGTGTGGTTGCACCAAAGCCAGCGACACCAGCACCGATTCGTACACGTACGGCAGCCGATGTGGCCGCTGAGTCATCTGCTCCTGCACAATTGCAAGCTCGTAAGCCTGTTCACAACACGTGGCGTGATGAAGAGCCTGTAGCTGTGGACATTAACCACCGTTCAAACGTGAACCCTAAGCATAAGTTCAATAACTTTGTTGAGGGTAAGTCGAACCAACTGGGTTTGGCAGCAGCACGTCAGGTGGCGGATAACCCAGGCGCGGCGTACAATCCTCTATTTCTATACGGTGGCACCGGTCTAGGTAAAACTCACTTGTTGCACGCCGTAGGTAACGCCATTGTCGATGGCAAGCCAAATGCGAAAGTGGTGTACATGCACTCTGAGCGTTTTGTTCAGGACATGGTAAAAGCACTGCAAAACAACGCGATCGAAGAATTCAAACGCTACTACCGTAGTGTTGATGCATTGCTTATCGATGACATCCAATTCTTTGCTAATAAAGAGCGTTCGCAAGAAGAGTTCTTCCATACCTTTAATGCGCTGCTTGAAGGCAATCAACAGATCATCTTAACTTCTGACCGTTATCCAAAAGAGATCAACGGCGTAGAAGATCGTCTTAAATCTCGCTTCGGTTGGGGTTTGACGGTAGCGATTGAGCCACCAGAGCTTGAGACGCGTGTTGCGATCTTAATGAAGAAAGCAGAAGACCACCAAATTCACCTTGCGGATGAAGTGGCGTTCTTTATTGCTAAGCGTCTACGCTCAAACGTTCGTGAGCTTGAAGGCGCATTGAACCGTGTGATTGCGAATGCCAACTTCACAGGTCGCCCGATCACGATCGATTTCGTACGTGAAGCACTGCGTGACCTTCTTGCACTGCAAGAAAAGCTAGTCACCATTGATAACATTCAAAAGACAGTGGCTGAGTACTACAAAATCAAAGTAGCCGATCTCCTGTCTAAACGTCGTTCTCGTTCTGTTGCTCGTCCACGTCAATTGGCGATGGCACTGGCGAAAGAACTGACTAACCACAGCTTGCCTGAGATTGGTGATGCATTTGGTGGCCGTGACCACACGACCGTACTGCACGCTTGTCGTAAGATTGCTCAGTTGCGTGAAGAGAGCCACGACATTAAAGAAGATTATTCGAACTTGATTCGTACCCTTTCTTCTTAA
- the dnaN gene encoding DNA polymerase III subunit beta — protein sequence MKFTIERSHLIKPLQQVSGALGGRPTLPILGNLLIKVEDNVLSMTATDLEVELISRVTLEGDFEAGSITVPSRKFLDICRGLPDSSVITVVLDGDRVQVRSGRSRFSLATLPAADFPNIEDWSSEVEVSVTQAELRGLIEKTQFSMANQDVRYYLNGMLFEIEGSILRSVATDGHRMAVSQAQLGADFSQKQIIVPRKGVQELVKLLDAPEQPVTLQIGNSNVRAEVNNYVFTSKLVDGRFPDYRRVMPQNTTKTLEAGCDELRSAFSRAAILSNEKFRGVRVNLADSEMRITANNPEQEEAEEMLDVTFDGDALEIGFNVSYVLDVLNTLRCEQVRISMSDANASALIENAQDDSAMYVVMPIRL from the coding sequence ATGAAATTTACCATTGAACGTAGTCATCTGATTAAGCCATTACAACAAGTGTCTGGCGCGCTAGGTGGCAGGCCAACGCTTCCAATTCTAGGAAACCTACTGATTAAAGTAGAAGATAACGTGTTGTCGATGACAGCAACGGATCTAGAAGTTGAACTGATCAGCCGTGTAACGCTTGAAGGTGATTTCGAAGCGGGCAGCATCACGGTGCCTTCTCGTAAATTCCTAGATATCTGTCGTGGTTTACCTGATAGCTCAGTCATCACTGTGGTATTGGATGGCGACCGTGTTCAAGTACGCTCTGGTCGTAGCCGTTTCTCATTGGCAACCTTGCCTGCGGCTGATTTCCCAAATATTGAAGATTGGAGCAGTGAAGTTGAAGTGTCTGTGACACAAGCTGAGCTACGCGGTCTTATTGAAAAAACTCAATTCTCAATGGCGAACCAAGACGTTCGTTACTACCTCAACGGTATGTTATTTGAGATTGAAGGTTCTATTCTGCGCAGCGTAGCGACCGATGGTCACCGTATGGCGGTATCTCAAGCACAGCTAGGTGCCGATTTTTCTCAAAAGCAGATCATTGTTCCTCGTAAGGGTGTTCAAGAGCTAGTGAAGCTATTAGATGCACCTGAACAACCGGTAACGCTGCAAATTGGTAACTCAAACGTACGTGCTGAAGTGAACAACTATGTCTTTACTTCTAAGTTAGTTGATGGTCGTTTCCCAGATTATCGCCGCGTAATGCCGCAAAATACCACTAAAACGCTAGAAGCGGGTTGTGATGAATTACGTTCTGCATTCTCTCGTGCTGCGATTCTTTCGAATGAAAAATTCCGTGGTGTTCGCGTTAACCTTGCTGATAGCGAGATGCGTATTACTGCGAACAACCCAGAGCAAGAAGAAGCGGAAGAGATGCTAGACGTTACCTTCGACGGTGATGCGCTAGAGATTGGTTTCAACGTAAGCTACGTATTGGATGTTCTGAACACTCTGCGTTGCGAACAGGTTCGTATCTCAATGTCAGACGCGAATGCGAGTGCTTTGATTGAAAATGCACAAGATGACAGCGCAATGTACGTTGTTATGCCAATTCGCTTATAA
- the recF gene encoding DNA replication/repair protein RecF — MPLSRLIVKQFRNIEACDIQPSSGFNFLIGANGSGKTSVLEAVYLLGHGRSFKSSLTGRIIQNECSELFVHGRFMTSDQFELPIGINKQRDGTTEVKISGQTGQKLAQLAQVLPLQLIHPEGFDLLTDGPKHRRAFIDWGVFHSESGFYDAWGRVKRLNKQRNALLKTATHYRELSYWDQELARLAESISQWRATYVDQLKEVAEEICATFLPEFEIKINYYRGWDKDTPYAEILEKNFERDQQLGYTFSGPNKADLKIKVNGTPVEDVLSRGQLKLMVCALRVAQGQHLTQMTGKQCIYLIDDFASELDSQRRARLAECLKATEAQVFVSSITADQIADMHDENSRMFHVEHGKIEQG; from the coding sequence ATGCCTTTATCGCGCTTAATCGTTAAGCAGTTTAGAAATATTGAAGCCTGTGACATTCAACCGTCATCAGGCTTTAACTTCCTTATAGGGGCTAACGGAAGCGGCAAAACCAGTGTCCTTGAAGCGGTGTATCTGCTCGGACACGGTCGCTCATTCAAGAGTTCACTAACCGGTCGTATCATACAAAACGAGTGTAGTGAGCTGTTTGTACATGGCCGTTTTATGACCTCGGATCAATTTGAGCTGCCAATTGGCATTAATAAGCAGCGTGATGGCACGACAGAGGTTAAAATAAGCGGTCAAACTGGGCAAAAGTTGGCTCAGTTAGCTCAAGTCTTACCTTTGCAGTTGATTCACCCCGAAGGGTTTGATTTACTGACAGATGGACCTAAGCATCGCCGAGCATTCATTGATTGGGGAGTCTTCCACAGTGAGTCGGGTTTTTATGATGCTTGGGGTAGGGTTAAGCGCCTCAATAAACAGCGAAACGCATTATTGAAAACGGCAACCCACTATCGAGAGCTGAGCTATTGGGATCAAGAACTGGCCCGTTTGGCAGAAAGCATCAGTCAGTGGCGTGCCACCTACGTTGATCAGCTTAAAGAAGTCGCCGAAGAAATCTGCGCGACCTTCCTACCTGAGTTTGAGATAAAGATTAACTACTATCGTGGCTGGGATAAAGACACCCCATACGCCGAGATATTAGAAAAGAATTTTGAAAGGGATCAGCAGCTTGGTTACACCTTTAGTGGGCCAAACAAAGCGGATCTAAAGATAAAAGTGAACGGCACTCCTGTGGAAGATGTCTTGTCACGAGGTCAATTGAAGTTGATGGTGTGTGCATTGCGAGTAGCGCAAGGGCAACACCTCACTCAAATGACAGGAAAGCAGTGTATCTATTTAATAGATGACTTCGCTTCCGAATTAGATAGCCAACGCCGCGCACGTCTTGCTGAGTGCTTAAAGGCGACCGAGGCTCAAGTTTTTGTAAGCTCTATTACCGCTGATCAGATTGCAGATATGCATGACGAAAATAGCAGGATGTTTCATGTGGAACATGGCAAAATAGAGCAAGGATAA